The genomic segment CGTAATGGGTAGGCCAGTGGGTTTAATGGAGTACCGTGAATACAGTAGGAATCCACTGGATAAGTGGAGAATAATTAGGGTGGCATTGGGTAGGTTAATGACTTTAACCAACGGCTTAATTATCGGTGAGGGTGCTGGGAGTGCGTATGAACCAAACATTACCAATGATGTGGCTAACTTCAGGCCTGCTGATTACCTTAATGCAGATGTATACGTTGCACTGGATATAAGTAGGGGTGGAGCCTTCACGAGCGCCCTTGGGTTATATAATTCAGTACCGGTTAAGTGGAGGGAGTTGATTAAGGGATTCATTATTAATAGGTTTAGGGGTGATTCAAGGATACTTAATGATGCTGTTAAGTGGCTTGAGGAGAAGACTGGTAGAAGGGTTGTTGGTGTGATTCCTGAGATTAATGAGGCTCATTACCTATGGCCTGAGGATTCAGAGGCCATGGTTGATTTCGGTAATGGGTCAATTGACGTGGCCGTGGTTTCATACCCTGGAATATCGAATTTCCATGAATTCAACGTATTAGCCATGGAGGATGTACACGTTAGGTTCGTTAAATGGCCTGACTCCCTGGGTGAACCAGACTTACTCGTGCTACCTGGTGCCAAGAACACTGCATTAGCCATGGATTGGCTTAGGAGAAGTGGGCTTGATCGTAAGATAGTTAAGATGGCTGGTTCAACACCCATATTAGCCATATGCGGTGGCTTCCAACTACTCACTGAGTACATGAGTGACCCAACTGGTGTTGAGTTCGGTAACCCAGGTCACGTTAAGGGGCTTGGGTTAATTAAGGCTAGGGTGGTTTACCGTGAGGATAAGATCGTGGCCCACAGTAAGGCTATGCTTAATACTCTTCCCGAGAAGCCCATTAGGGGGTATGAGATACGTAGGGGTAGGTTAACGTATAATGGTGATGAACCAGGCATGATTATTATTGAGAGGAATAGTAACCCAGTGAATGAGCCTGACGGCTACTTTAATGAGGATAGGAGAATCTTCGCAACAAGCCTACATGATGTTTTAAGCAACCCTGAGGTTAGAGGCATTGTTTTAACCATGGCTAAGGGAAGCAGGGTAACAACCAGTGAGTACACGTCAATTAGCGCACTGCTTCACTGGATTGATGAGTTAGCCGCAGTTATTAACAGTAACTTAACCATTGACCTATAATTCATTAGTCCAAGCCTCAATACTATTTTAAGGGTAACGCAATAAGTTAATTCGTGTTATTGCTTAGGAACTGCAGATACGTGATTACGCCCACGGAGGATGGTGGTGTTAAGGTTATGGAGAATGCAAGCGTATTGATTAATAATGGTGTAATAGAGGGGGTTGGTGATGTTAAAGCCAGTGGGGTTGATGTTATTGAATGCGAAGGTGTAGCAATACCAGGTCTCTTCAATGCTCATACTCACTTAGCCATGACGATGTTTAGGGGGCTTGTTGATGGCTTGGAGCTTCAGGATTGGTTAAAGGTTATCTGGGGCATGGAGAGGAGGCTTACAGAGGAGGCTGTGCTTATGGGGTTTGAACTCGGCTTAATCGAATCATTAATGAGCGGTGTAACCGGTGTGCTTGACATGTACTTTAACCCAAACGTAATTAATCTAGTGGAGAAGTATGGAGTGAGGGTTTTCGAGGGACCGACATTCATTGATGAATTCGAGAATCCCAGGCTCACTGAGAATAGGTTAAGGAACCTTATAGCTGAATCACAGGGCCATAGCCTAATCAAGCCTGTATTGAATCTTCACAGCGTATACGCTAATAGTGAGGATACTTTAACGAGGGTTAGTGAACTTAAGGAGGAGCTTGGCTTAAGGCTACACACGCATGTTAGTGAAACCAGGTGGGAGGTTTACAGGATTAGGGATAGGTACGGTGCCTACCCTGTGGAGGTCCTGGATAAGTTTAAGCTACTCGACTCAAAGTCAATACTAGTCCACTTAGGTTGGGTAACCAACTGGGAGATTGAGTTAATACTTAGGTCACAGGCAACCGCGGTTCACTGCCCATCATCAAACATGAAACTGGCCACAGCTGGATTCTTCCCAATAAGGGAATTAATGAAGGGTAGCAACGTCACCCTTGGCACTGATGGGCCAGGTACAGGGGATTCCCTGGACCTATTTAAGGAGATGAGACTTGCAGTACTACTGCAGAGGAATAATTACTGGGATGCCTCAGCATTAACAGCTGAGGATGCCTTAATCATGGCCACTAGAAACGGCTATAGGGCGGTTGGGTTAAAGGGAGGCCTAATAGAGCCAGGTTACCTAGCGGACATAGTAATCCTCAACCACGAAGACCCCAAGGTCAATCCACTGAATAAACACAACATAATTAAAAACATAGTCTACTCATACACAGGGAGTATGGTTAAGATGAGTATCATTAACGGTAAGCCAGTATACGGACCACACAACAGGATTAAACTCATTAAAAGAACCAAGGAACTAAGCCAAAAACTATCGAATTACATAGAGAAATTACTAAACAACCACTAACACCTACGCGAAAACACATCCCTTTACTTCCAATCCCTCTTGGGATTTTCACCTGGCATATGTAATAGCAGGAGTAGGGGTCGTGGCTATCATCTTTCTAATCCCTTTGGGGATTTTCGGTTGCAGCCACACTCCACATGTTGATAAAGACGTATAAGGAACTTTCTAATCCCTTTTGGGATTTTCAAGGAAAGTAATGTCACAATAATTTATGTAATTATTGTTAACTTTCTAATCCCTTTGGGGATTTTCTGAGTTATTGGCTTTTTTAGGGTTTTTAAGTTTTACTCCATGGCTTGTTTTATTCACCATCAGCACAACCATTCCGCTATTCCTCACCCCCACATCCCTGTGCCGATGATAAACCATAACCACCCAATGGTTGTGCTAATTGAAAGAAATGAAGAATGAAAATGAAACTGTGCTGATGGTAATATATAGAATATATATTCAATAGCAAGGAGATAATCAACGAAACAGTGAGTGCCTTATTAGCATATGGTTATTCAGTATGTTTAATGGTCTAAAGACTATCTTGGTGATGTAGATGTATGAGTGAGAGTTGCAGGTTAATTATTATGATGTTGCATGGTTGGGGTTATTGATATATTGTAATTATGCTTCAGTAATTTTAGTGTGGCATTGTTCTTTATCCTGATTTATTCAACAGGAGATTTAGGTAGTGTTAATTATAGCCTTATTAGTTTTAACAGCATCTACTGGGTAAAGCAGTGCTCTATTGCATTTTGACCTATGTACTATTGGTAATGTCTTAAGGTGGCTTCATGGTTAGTGGGGGTTATTGAACTTGGTTTTAGTAATATGTTTAATAGATTGTTAATTGTGATTTTACATATAGGTATGTTGGTTCAGGTTTTGAACAAGATAAGTCTTTATATACTCTAGATTTCACTTTTCTTGATGCTGGAGTTAAGGGATGCTGCTGTGAAGGTAAGTAAGGAGGTTTTTGGTGTGGTTAATGCAACCATGAGTATTAATGATGGCATAGCCGTGGTTTTAGGTCCTAATGGTAGTGGTAAGACTACATTGCTTAGGGCTATTAGCGGTATCATACCCTATGAGGGTAGTATTAAGGTTGATGGTATCGAGGTTAGGGATGCAGTGGGTCTTTCGCAGTTATCCAGTAACCTACCTGAAATATACAGGGTAGCCTATGACGTCTCCGGTGTCTTAAGGAGCCTCAACATACCTAAGACTTGAACACATTAAGGTGTGAGGGGTTGATTGAAATTAGGAGAACCTAACAGTAATGGGTGTTAGAACAGTGGTTATGATAATGGAGCAGGGTAAGTTAATGGTTAAGAAATACATGGAGATAATGAGGAGGTTATTGAATAATGAATAACCATGATGCAGATCCCTAAAATAATAATTATGACTTAAAGTTACTAAGCAGGCTTAAGGGTATTAATGTTAATGCCTCAGTGATGGGTATGGTGGTTAAGGGTAGTGGGATGGGGAGCACTCATTAAGGGATCAATGCTTATTAATTATAGTGCGTCATGATGAATGGGTATTCATTAATTTAATCATTAATCATGGGGTTAGGAGATGATTAATATTGCCAGTGTGATTAAGCGGGTGGTTTTTAACTATAATCACAATGCACATGGCTTAGTCGTTTACCCAGTGGGCAATGCTTAAATCCCTTATTCAGTGGGCTTAGTGAGGACAGTGAGGGTTTTGATTTACTGGCCCTTTACTAGGACTAGGGGCATAATGTATGTTCTACTATCCGCTATAACGATACCCGTTTACATGTTTAACCTAGCTACGGCATTATCATTAATAGGGCTTCAGCAACCATACCCCATGGTAATTGGCCTATTGATTACGGTTGTTAGTTTAGCGATGAGCGCAATACATGTTGTTGTTTATGAAACCAAGACCACGGTGTATGTACCATCATTCACGTACCTGACATTCTTCGGGATGACCTTTAAGATACCCACTATCTCAACGCAATCAAGGAGGACAATGATATCCTTAAACGTTGGTGGGGCATTAATACCGGTGGCTGTTTCCATGGCTTTAGCCTACATGCTGTATGTAAATTACCCAAGATTAATCATCCCCATGGTTGCGTCAGTAGCATTGACTGCAGTAATGGTTAATAGGGTGTCCAGGGTTGTACCAGCCATAGGCATAGTGACGCCGGCCATTGTACCACCCATACTGGCTGCCTTCATATCATACATGACGGTTGCCTTCACTGCTAACCCCTACATATTCGTAACACCGGTGGTAGCCTACATAACTGGTGTCTTAGGTACATTAATAGGCGCTGACTTACTTAACCTACGTAAAGTCATAGGTATAGCCCCAGTGATTGCTGATATTGGTGGTGCAGGAACCTTTGATGGAATATTCTTCACAGGGATTCTTGCAGTATTCTACGCATCCCTAGTATCAACGCTTTAAAGCTGGGTTAAGTTGGATTAATGCATGGTTCAGCGTAGGGTTAGGGTGGATAAGCTATATACCCCAATGCACGTACTCCATGATGCGGTTCTCGTAGTGGAAAACGGTAAGGTAGTGGGCTTGGAGGAGGGGGGTTCCTTTGATGTTGATTACAGGGGTTACTCAGCCGCACCAGGGCTTGTGGATACTCACACTCATGGCTGCGGTGGAATTGAGGTAACCTTAATTAAGGCAACTAATGAATTAGGTAAGTTAGCAGAGTGCTACGCTAAATTCGGCGTAACCTCATTCCTCCCCACCACTGTTTCCGCGTCCCATGAAACCTTAATGAGGGTGGCTGGAGTTATTAGGCAGTATAAGGGTGATGGGGTTAAGGGGGCTAGGGTCCTCGGCCTTAACCTAGAGGGCCCTTACATAAACCCTAAGAGAAAGGGGGCTCAGAATCCATCAGTGATAAGGTTACCTAATGTACATGAGTTTAACCAGTACTATGAGGAGTCAGGGGGCTTAATAAGAGTAATGACCATCGCCCCCGAGGTTGAGGGTGCGTTAAGCCTTATTCAACACTTATCCAGTATTGGGGTAATACCCAGCATAGGCCACACTGACGCCGACTACGGCACAGTAATGAAGGCCATAACCCTAGGCGCCTCCAGGGCAACGCACTTGTTTGATGCAATGACGGGTATTCATCATAGGGAATTGGGGGCCGCCATGGCTTTACTGGATTCTGAGGATGTTTACATTGAGTTGATAACTGACTTAATTCACCTGAAGCCTGAAACAATATTATTCGCATTAAAGTACGCTGGCTTACATAGGGTATTAGCGGTAACAGACTCAATATCAGCCGCAGGCCTTGGTGAGGGGGAGTATGAGTTAGGGGGTTTAAGGGTTATTGTGAAGGGTGGTAGGGCAACCCTACCTGATGGTACATTAGCTGGAAGCGTATTAACCATGGATAACGCCCTAAAGAACCTAGTGAAGATTGGGTTAAGGCTTAGTGATGCATTAAGGCTTACTTCAACTAATCCAGCTCAATCAATTGGTGAAAGTAACATCGGGTGCCTTAAGCCAGGTTGCTTAGCCGACTTCATAATACTTGATGATGACTTAAGGGTAATGGCCACGTACGTTAATGGCTCTATTGTTTACGCTAGTGAAATATGATGATTTGAATAATAATTAATTATGTTACATTTGTAAATAGTCAATCAATTTGAGAAATATTTATAAGCATAATGTGAAAGACCTATTTTTATGTCAATTAGTGAAGAGAATCTGCCTTATAAGGAGAAGATTGAATTAAAGTCCTGGCCAAACTCCACGGATATAGATTCCTACAGGAAAATGCACGGTAAAAGCCTTGAGAATATTGAGGAACACTGGGCTAACGTTGCTAAGGAATTGGATTGGTTTAAGCCCTGGGATAAGGTTCTTGTGGCTGATCCTCAACCACCATTCTACAAGTGGTTTGTTGGAGGTAAGTTAAACGCATCATACCTAGCCGTTGATAGGCATGCCAACACTTGGCGTAGGAATAAGTTAGCGATAATATGGGAGGGGGAGCCAACTGACTCATCAGGTAACCCACTGGAGGTTAGGAAGTTAACTTACTATGATTTATACAGGGAGGTTAATAGATTGGCTTACGCAATTAGGAGTAAGCTCGGCTTAAGGAAGGGGGATACGGTGACGATATACTTACCCATGATACCTGAATTACCAATACTAATGCTTGCATTAGCCAGATTAGGGGTTATTTTCTCAGTGGTCTTCTCAGGGTTCAGCGCCCAGGCATTGGCGGATAGGGTAATGGATGCTAAATCTAAGGTAATATTCACCGCCGACGCCTTCTGGAGGAGGGGGAAGGTGGTTAGGCTTAAGGAGGTTGTTGATGAGGCATTAAAGGGTATTCAATTCGTTGAGAAGGTAGTGGTGTTTAGGAGAATGGGTCTTAAGGATACACCAATGGTTAATGGTAGGGATATTTGGTGGGATGAATTACTAAGCGATGTACCCATGAATACCTACGTTAAGCCCGAGGAGATTGAGAGCGAGCACCCACTCTACATCCTATACACCTCCGGCACCACTGGTAAGCCTAAGGGTATTGTGCATGATACTGGAGGCTACATGACACTCCTCCATGCCACAATGAAGTGGGTCTTCGACATTAAGGACACTGACGTATACTGGTGCACTGCCGACATTGGTTGGGTAACTGGGCATAGTTACATTGTCTTTGGACCATTAA from the Caldivirga maquilingensis IC-167 genome contains:
- a CDS encoding ATP-binding cassette domain-containing protein; its protein translation is MLELRDAAVKVSKEVFGVVNATMSINDGIAVVLGPNGSGKTTLLRAISGIIPYEGSIKVDGIEVRDAVGLSQLSSNLPEIYRVAYDVSGVLRSLNIPKT
- a CDS encoding DUF1614 domain-containing protein → MRTVRVLIYWPFTRTRGIMYVLLSAITIPVYMFNLATALSLIGLQQPYPMVIGLLITVVSLAMSAIHVVVYETKTTVYVPSFTYLTFFGMTFKIPTISTQSRRTMISLNVGGALIPVAVSMALAYMLYVNYPRLIIPMVASVALTAVMVNRVSRVVPAIGIVTPAIVPPILAAFISYMTVAFTANPYIFVTPVVAYITGVLGTLIGADLLNLRKVIGIAPVIADIGGAGTFDGIFFTGILAVFYASLVSTL
- a CDS encoding amidohydrolase, which encodes MLLLRNCRYVITPTEDGGVKVMENASVLINNGVIEGVGDVKASGVDVIECEGVAIPGLFNAHTHLAMTMFRGLVDGLELQDWLKVIWGMERRLTEEAVLMGFELGLIESLMSGVTGVLDMYFNPNVINLVEKYGVRVFEGPTFIDEFENPRLTENRLRNLIAESQGHSLIKPVLNLHSVYANSEDTLTRVSELKEELGLRLHTHVSETRWEVYRIRDRYGAYPVEVLDKFKLLDSKSILVHLGWVTNWEIELILRSQATAVHCPSSNMKLATAGFFPIRELMKGSNVTLGTDGPGTGDSLDLFKEMRLAVLLQRNNYWDASALTAEDALIMATRNGYRAVGLKGGLIEPGYLADIVILNHEDPKVNPLNKHNIIKNIVYSYTGSMVKMSIINGKPVYGPHNRIKLIKRTKELSQKLSNYIEKLLNNH
- the nagA gene encoding N-acetylglucosamine-6-phosphate deacetylase — encoded protein: MVQRRVRVDKLYTPMHVLHDAVLVVENGKVVGLEEGGSFDVDYRGYSAAPGLVDTHTHGCGGIEVTLIKATNELGKLAECYAKFGVTSFLPTTVSASHETLMRVAGVIRQYKGDGVKGARVLGLNLEGPYINPKRKGAQNPSVIRLPNVHEFNQYYEESGGLIRVMTIAPEVEGALSLIQHLSSIGVIPSIGHTDADYGTVMKAITLGASRATHLFDAMTGIHHRELGAAMALLDSEDVYIELITDLIHLKPETILFALKYAGLHRVLAVTDSISAAGLGEGEYELGGLRVIVKGGRATLPDGTLAGSVLTMDNALKNLVKIGLRLSDALRLTSTNPAQSIGESNIGCLKPGCLADFIILDDDLRVMATYVNGSIVYASEI
- a CDS encoding cobyric acid synthase, which translates into the protein MKKSIYILATQSNSGKTILVTALLRLVNRRSRVASPFKAQNMSLNSYPALNGGEIALAQAMQAYASGLEPLVEMNPILLKPIGDMASEVIVMGRPVGLMEYREYSRNPLDKWRIIRVALGRLMTLTNGLIIGEGAGSAYEPNITNDVANFRPADYLNADVYVALDISRGGAFTSALGLYNSVPVKWRELIKGFIINRFRGDSRILNDAVKWLEEKTGRRVVGVIPEINEAHYLWPEDSEAMVDFGNGSIDVAVVSYPGISNFHEFNVLAMEDVHVRFVKWPDSLGEPDLLVLPGAKNTALAMDWLRRSGLDRKIVKMAGSTPILAICGGFQLLTEYMSDPTGVEFGNPGHVKGLGLIKARVVYREDKIVAHSKAMLNTLPEKPIRGYEIRRGRLTYNGDEPGMIIIERNSNPVNEPDGYFNEDRRIFATSLHDVLSNPEVRGIVLTMAKGSRVTTSEYTSISALLHWIDELAAVINSNLTIDL